GAGTACATCCTCATCGGCACCGCTGTAGAAGACGAAGAAGTAGTAGCAGCAGTAGAAGAAGAGAAAAAGCCGGAAGAGAAACCGGGTCAGGGGACCGGCGTTGCTGGTCCCAGCGCCGGCAACTGGGCTGCCCTGGCTAAATGTGAATCTGGCGGAAACTGGTCCATCAACTCAGGCAATGGTTACTACGGCGGGCTCCAATTCAGTCTCCCCAGCTGGCGTGGTGCCGGTGGCGGCAAATATGCACCGTATCCACATGAGGCATCACCGGCTGAGCAGATCGCAACGGCTGAAGTCCTACGCTCCAGCGGTGGATGGGGCCACTGGCCCTCCTGTGCTGGACAGCTGGGATTGCTCTAGGTGCTGCCGCTATTGCACCTAGAATGACAAGGTGACTGAACCCTCCCAGCCTGACGGCACCACCCGCACTCAGCCTCTGCTGGGGGCCGGAGACATCCGCAGGCTCGCCGCGCATCTGGATATCCGACCCACGAAAGCTCTGGGTCAGAACTTCGTGATCGATGGCAACACTATTCGTCGTATCGTGTCCGCCGCTGGACTGGATGAGACGGAAACGGTCCTGGAGGTGGGGCCGGGTTTGGGGTCCCTGACGCTTGGCCTGCTTGACGCCGCAGCCCGAGTGGTCGCGGTCGAAATTGATCCGGCCCTTGCTGGTCTACTTTCGGACACGGTAGCCAAGGTGCGTCCCGGAGCTCAGGACCGGCTAACGGTTGTCCTGGCCGATGCTATGCGCGTCACGGAACTGCCATACTCGCCCACGGCGCTGGTAGCGAACCTGCCATACAACGTTGCCGTGCCGGTTGTCCTGAATCTGCTGGAACGCTTTCCCAGCCTCGAGCATGGTCTCGTCATGGTCCAGGACGAGGTAGCGGATCGTCTGGCTGCGCCTCCCGGATCACGGACGTATGGCGTTCCGTCGGTCAAAGCCGCCTGGTATTCGCAGATGCAGAAGGCAGGCGTCATTGGGATGAACGTTTTCTGGCCAGCACCAAAGATCGCGTCCGGGCTGGTGCGTTTTACCCGGCGGGACCCTCCACAGACCACGGCCACCCGGCAAGAGGTGTTTGCGGTTATCGACGCGGCGTTTGCCCAGCGCAGGAAGACGCTGCGGGCAGCTCTGGCCGGGTGGGCCGGCAGCCCCGTAGCGGCAGAACAGGCCATCCGGCATGCGGGCGTGGACCCGAGTGCTCGTGGCGAAGTCCTCGATGTGAAGGCTTTTGCCCGGATTGCAGAAGGCGGTCGTGCGTTATTTGCCTGAATAACGGCCGGACCCCGGTAAGCTGGGGAATCCCAGAATCAACGTGAGGAAGTAGCTACCACTTGGCACATTTGCTCGGTGCTGAAAACGTCAGCGTCTCCTATGCCACCCGAACCATCCTCGACGGCGTGACCATCGGCCTTGAAGAAGGTGAGAGGGTCGGAGTGGTTGGTCGCAACGGGGACGGCAAATCTACGCTGATGCGTCTTCTTGCCAACCACGACACCCCAGATACGGGGAGAGTCACCAAACGCCGCGATGTCAGCGTCGGCTTCCTTGACCAGCAGGACGTCCTCAATGGCGACCTTGGCGTGGGCGAGGCGATCGTGGGGGAGCAAGCCGATCACGAATGGGCGGCCAATCCTCGCATCCGGGAGATCATGGGAGGTCTGGTTGCAGACGTCGACTGGCATTCGCCGGTGGCATCACTGTCCGGTGGCCAACGTCGCCGTGTGGCCCTGGCCAAACTGCTGATCGCCGACAACGACGTCATCATGCTTGATGAACCCACCAACCATCTGGACGTTGAGGGCGTGGCGTGGCTGGCCCAGCACCTGCGGCAACGATGGCGTCCCAGTGTCGGCGGATTACTGTTGGTCACCCACGACCGCTGGTTCCTTGACGAAGTCTGCACCCGCACGTGGGAAGTTCACGATGCGATGATAGACGTATTTGACGGCGGCTACGCTGCGTACGTACTCGCACGTGCCGAACGCGACCGGACGGCTTCTGTGGTCGAGAGCAAACGCCAGCAACTGGTCAAGAAAGAACTGGCGTGGCTACGGCGGGGGGCACCGGCCCGCACGGCAAAACCAAAATTCCGCATCGAGGCGGCCAATGATCTCATCGCTGACGTCCCCGAACCCCGGAACAGCCTGGCTCTGACCCAGATGGCAACCGCGAGGCTCGGCAAAGATGTCCTCGATCTCGAGGACGTTTCCCTGTCCCTTGGTGGCAAGGAATTGTTCAAGAACATCACCCTGCGGCTGGCGCCCGGCGAGCGACTCGGCGTCGTCGGCGTCAACGGCGCGGGCAAGACCACTATGCTTTACCTGCTCAACGGCGACGTCGAACCTGATACAGGGCGACGCAAAAAAGGGAAAACGGTCCAGACCGCGGTTCTGTCGCAGGACGTTGGGGAACTGGCGGATGTCGAGGACCTGCGGGTCATCGAGGTCATCGAGAATGAGAAGCGAGTCTTCAACGTTGGCGGCCGTGAGGTGTCCGCCGGGCAGTTGGTGGAGCAGCTGGGGTTTTCCAATGAACGTCAGTGGACACTGGTCCGGGATCTCTCCGGCGGTGAGAGACGACGCCTGCAACTGCTGCGTCTGCTCGTGGGGGAGCCCAACGTACTGATGTTAGATGAGCCCACCAACGACCTCGACACGGACACCCTCGCAGCAGTGGAGGATGTCCTGGATGGATGGCCTGGCACCCTGGTAGTAGTTTCCCACGACCGTTATCTTCTGGAGCGTGTCACCGACCACCAAATGGCACTGCTGGGCGACGGTAGGCTGCGCGGGCTACCCGGCGGTGTGGACCAGTATCTACAACTGCGCCACGGAATGACATCCGGTGGACCCTCCTCCGGATCGCCAATGGCAGCTGAGAGCGGATCCAACCAGGAGACGACGACGGCGCCACCATCCGAGGGCGGCGGGGACCGGAGACAGGCTCGCAAAGACCTCACTCGGATTGAGCGACAGCTGGGGAAGAACGCTACCCAGATCGAAAAAATTCAGGCGCACATGACCGAGGCAGGATCGGCATCGGACATCGATTTCGAAACGCTCGCCGGACTCAAAGGAAAACTCAGCGCGGCGCAGGGGGAGCGGGAATCCTTGGAAGAGCAGTGGATCGCCGCCGCGGAGGCCGCCGGGAACTAGCTAGCATTTTTCCCGGGATTCTGTGCCGTCCTTGTGTCCGGGGGTGGGCCACAAGGACCAGCCCCACGGCCAGAGCTGGCCGCGGGGCGTATGCCTGTAGGGGGACTGAGTTTAGCTATTCAGCACCGACCTTGTCGGCATCGTTTCGCCGGGGGAGGATCCGTGGCAGTACTGTCGGCAGCACCAGCACGGCAACTGCCACTAGCAGCAGCACAACGGTCAGCGGACGGGTGAGGAAGACAGAGAAGTCGCCCTGACTGATAGAGAGTGCACGCCGCAGTTGGGTTTCCATCATAGGACCCAGGATGGCTCCCAGAATGGCTGGGGCAACGGGGAAGTCGTAGACCCGCATGAAGAAACCAGCGACCCCGATGGCACAGACAATCAGCACTTCGATCAGGCTGCCGGAGATCGAATACACGCCCAGGACCCCGAACACCAAGATGCCGGTGTAGAGCAGTTCCTTGGGTATTTCAAGGATTTTGATCCACACTTTCACCAGCGGCAGGTTGATGAGCAGCAGCATGACGTTACCGATGAACAGTGAGGCAATCAGGGTCCAGACCAGGTCAGGAGAGGTCTCAAAGAGCTGAGGGCCGGGCTGGATATTGTAGATCTGGAAGGCGGACAGGATGATGGCCGCTGTTGCCGACGTCGGAATGCCCAGGGTCAGCAGCGGCACCAGCACGCCAGAAAACGATGCGTTGTTGGCTGCCTCAGGTCCGGCGATGCCTTCGATGGCGCCTTTGCCGAATTCGTCCTTGTGCTTCGAGAGCCGCTTCTCCAGGTTGTAGGACAGGAAGGTCGGCACTTCGGAGCCGCCCGTAGGCATGGAGCCGAAGATGAAGCCGAGAAACCCCCCGCGGATCCACGGTTTCCAGACGCGTTTGCGTTCGGCTTTATTCAGCCAGATCCGACCGGAGAATTCAACCTTCTCCTCCTTCGCGAGCTGAAGCCGGGCCAGGCCGTAGAGGGCCTCGCCGATGGCGAAGAGTCCAATCACCACAATGACGATGTCGATTCCGCCGAGCAGCTCCGGTGCGCCGAAGGTGAAACGCTGCTGCCCGGTCAGGAAGTCCAGCCCGATCAGTCCAACGAACAGCCCCGCAAAGAGACTGACCATTCCCCGGATGATGGAAGTTCCCACCAGCGCAGTCACAGAGACGAAAGCGAGAACCATCAGAGCAAAGTAATCGGTGGCTTGAAACGACTTGGCCAGATTTGCCACCACCGGCGCAAGGAACGTAAGGCCCAGCGTGGAGATGATGCCAGCGAAGAATGATCCCATCACCGCCGTTGCCAGGGCTGGACCGGCACGTCCGGCCTTCGCCATCGGGTACCCGTCTATCGCCGTCGCCACCGATCCTGCCTCACCGGGGGTGTTGAGCAGGATGGATGTGATTGCGCCACCGTAGAGGGAGCCGTAGTAGATTCCAGCGAAGATAATCAGCGCGCCGGTGGGATCGAAACCATAGGTCAGTGGAAGCAGCAGCGACAGCGCGAGAGCCGGTCCGATCCCGGGTAGGACACCGACGAAGGTTCCGAGGGTGACGCCTATGGCGGCGTAGATCAGGTACTGCAGCTCAAAAGCGTTGGCAAAGCCATTCGCGAGGTCAGAGAAGGCATCCATGAGTTCTTAGACCACCATTTCCAATAGTCCGGCCGGTAGGCGCACGCCGAGTAATTCGGTGAAGCCAAAGTAGATGATGACGGAGAACAGCACGGCGACGATGATGTCGCGGATCCACTGACGGCTGCCGGCGATCTTGGCAATGGCCAGAAAGAAGATTGTGGTAGCCAGGATGTAGCCCAGTGGTTCAAGGATGACGGCGTAAATCACCAGGCCGACGATGACGGTCCAGAGGGTACGCCAGTGCGTATCGGCGTGTCCCTCCGCGGCTTGTGACCGCAGCGCGTAGTCGGGTTTCGCCGTTGTCCTGATCAGGAAGGCCAAGCCGAATCCCACCAGGCCTACACCCACAATGATGGGGAAGAACCCTGGCTGCTGAGGCCCGAAGCCGCCCTTGGAAGCAATTTGGAAGGCCGTGAACAGGACCACCGCCGCGCCGAGCACTATGACGACGGCGGCGATCCTGGTTCCGAGCTTCCCATGTGAGAGACGCACGGAGTCGTTATTGCTGTGGGTCACTCGAGGATCCCCAGGTCCGTGAGGGTCTTGGTGATGTCCTTATCCTCTTGTTCGAGATAATCGCCGAACTCATCACCGGTCATGAGGTAGTCCTCCCAGTTGTTGGCTTCCAGAGTCTCCTGCCACTCGTCGGTATCGTGCATCTTTTCAATTATGGACACGACCGCTTCGCGCTGCTCATCGGAGATCTCCGGCGGTGCAACAACGCCGCGCCAGTTGGCAATAGAGACGTCATAGCCGGCCTCGATGATGGTAGGGGCGTCAACGCCCTCGATGGGTTCCTCACTGGAGACGGCCAGCAGGCGCATTTCGCCGGCGGCTATCTGGTCCGAGAATTCGGCAAGCCCGGATACCGCAGCAGTGACATCGCCGGAGAGGACCGCGGGAGTCAACTCGCCGCCGCCGGAGTAGGGAATGTAATTGATCTTGCTCGGTTCAATGCCGGTGGCCTCGGCCAGCTTGGCGACCAGAATCTGGTCTACGCCTCCCACCGATCCGCCGCCCCAGGCGATGCTGCCCGGATCTGACTTGAAGTCCTCCATGAGTTGCTTAAGGGTTTCGTACTTCGAGTCAGCTGGCACCGCAATGGCATCGTACTCGGCCGTCAGGCGGGCGATCGGCGTCGTGTTCTCTAGGCTGACCTGCGAGTCGGTCTGCTCAATGGCGCCAACCAGGATTTTGCCGATGACCATCAGTTGGTGCGGGTCGCCGGCGTTGTCGCCGACAAACTGGGTCAGACCGATAGTGCCAGAACCGCCGGGCACGTTATAAACGTCGCTGCCGGTTTCAATGACGCCGCCCTCGGTCAGGGACCGTGAAATAGAGCGGGCAGTCATGTCGTAGCCGCCGCCGGGATCAGCGGGAGCCATGATTTCGATGGCCTCAGTGGGGTAATTGGCAGCTGCTTCGCCGCTGCTTCCGCCACTGCTTCCGCCACAGCCTGTCAGCACCAGCAGCCCTGCTGCGAATGGTGCACCCAACTGTGCCAACCGGCGCTTCTGGGAGATGTTGCTCGATGTTCTCATGCTGTCCATCCTCATTGATGAAGGTGCGAATTCTTGCCATGGGCAGCCACTGAAGTGACGTGCACTACTGACGCTATAGTGGTCCACATCACAGCAGATGCTTTTGTCGAATTACGGTACATACTGCTTGTTGTTTAACTTCTGCTCATTTTGATCACATCACCCGTACCTCGGGGAGGGGGCACCATGAATCCGGAGACGGCGCATGGTTCCATCCGGACCAGCTCAGCTGCTGCGTCTGCCCCGGAGGGAGACGTCCAACCGCGGCGGAAACTCTGGCGAATCCGCCTTCCGGGACGGAACTTTGCAGCCCAAATCCTGTTGCTACAGCTCGCCGTCGTGGTCCTCGTGGTGGTGGTCACCGCCTCGGTGCACGGGTGGTTGACTTATCAACGTCTTGGCGAGGAAGCCGAGCACCGGGCGCTCTCGGTCGCCCGGACCGTTGCGACCTTCGGAGACGTTCGCGCCGAAGCTGCCCAACTCACTGCCGCCGATATTGCGCAGCTGCCGCGAAGCAGGCTGGCGAACGGACCGCTGGTCCCGCTCGCAAAGGACCTGGGTGCTCGTACCGGCGCGCTGTTCATAGTGATCACCGAGGACGAGGGCATGCGTCTC
This region of Arthrobacter roseus genomic DNA includes:
- a CDS encoding Bug family tripartite tricarboxylate transporter substrate binding protein, producing MRTSSNISQKRRLAQLGAPFAAGLLVLTGCGGSSGGSSGEAAANYPTEAIEIMAPADPGGGYDMTARSISRSLTEGGVIETGSDVYNVPGGSGTIGLTQFVGDNAGDPHQLMVIGKILVGAIEQTDSQVSLENTTPIARLTAEYDAIAVPADSKYETLKQLMEDFKSDPGSIAWGGGSVGGVDQILVAKLAEATGIEPSKINYIPYSGGGELTPAVLSGDVTAAVSGLAEFSDQIAAGEMRLLAVSSEEPIEGVDAPTIIEAGYDVSIANWRGVVAPPEISDEQREAVVSIIEKMHDTDEWQETLEANNWEDYLMTGDEFGDYLEQEDKDITKTLTDLGILE
- a CDS encoding tripartite tricarboxylate transporter TctB family protein produces the protein MTHSNNDSVRLSHGKLGTRIAAVVIVLGAAVVLFTAFQIASKGGFGPQQPGFFPIIVGVGLVGFGLAFLIRTTAKPDYALRSQAAEGHADTHWRTLWTVIVGLVIYAVILEPLGYILATTIFFLAIAKIAGSRQWIRDIIVAVLFSVIIYFGFTELLGVRLPAGLLEMVV
- the rsmA gene encoding 16S rRNA (adenine(1518)-N(6)/adenine(1519)-N(6))-dimethyltransferase RsmA, with the protein product MTEPSQPDGTTRTQPLLGAGDIRRLAAHLDIRPTKALGQNFVIDGNTIRRIVSAAGLDETETVLEVGPGLGSLTLGLLDAAARVVAVEIDPALAGLLSDTVAKVRPGAQDRLTVVLADAMRVTELPYSPTALVANLPYNVAVPVVLNLLERFPSLEHGLVMVQDEVADRLAAPPGSRTYGVPSVKAAWYSQMQKAGVIGMNVFWPAPKIASGLVRFTRRDPPQTTATRQEVFAVIDAAFAQRRKTLRAALAGWAGSPVAAEQAIRHAGVDPSARGEVLDVKAFARIAEGGRALFA
- a CDS encoding ABC-F family ATP-binding cassette domain-containing protein, which encodes MAHLLGAENVSVSYATRTILDGVTIGLEEGERVGVVGRNGDGKSTLMRLLANHDTPDTGRVTKRRDVSVGFLDQQDVLNGDLGVGEAIVGEQADHEWAANPRIREIMGGLVADVDWHSPVASLSGGQRRRVALAKLLIADNDVIMLDEPTNHLDVEGVAWLAQHLRQRWRPSVGGLLLVTHDRWFLDEVCTRTWEVHDAMIDVFDGGYAAYVLARAERDRTASVVESKRQQLVKKELAWLRRGAPARTAKPKFRIEAANDLIADVPEPRNSLALTQMATARLGKDVLDLEDVSLSLGGKELFKNITLRLAPGERLGVVGVNGAGKTTMLYLLNGDVEPDTGRRKKGKTVQTAVLSQDVGELADVEDLRVIEVIENEKRVFNVGGREVSAGQLVEQLGFSNERQWTLVRDLSGGERRRLQLLRLLVGEPNVLMLDEPTNDLDTDTLAAVEDVLDGWPGTLVVVSHDRYLLERVTDHQMALLGDGRLRGLPGGVDQYLQLRHGMTSGGPSSGSPMAAESGSNQETTTAPPSEGGGDRRQARKDLTRIERQLGKNATQIEKIQAHMTEAGSASDIDFETLAGLKGKLSAAQGERESLEEQWIAAAEAAGN
- a CDS encoding tripartite tricarboxylate transporter permease; amino-acid sequence: MDAFSDLANGFANAFELQYLIYAAIGVTLGTFVGVLPGIGPALALSLLLPLTYGFDPTGALIIFAGIYYGSLYGGAITSILLNTPGEAGSVATAIDGYPMAKAGRAGPALATAVMGSFFAGIISTLGLTFLAPVVANLAKSFQATDYFALMVLAFVSVTALVGTSIIRGMVSLFAGLFVGLIGLDFLTGQQRFTFGAPELLGGIDIVIVVIGLFAIGEALYGLARLQLAKEEKVEFSGRIWLNKAERKRVWKPWIRGGFLGFIFGSMPTGGSEVPTFLSYNLEKRLSKHKDEFGKGAIEGIAGPEAANNASFSGVLVPLLTLGIPTSATAAIILSAFQIYNIQPGPQLFETSPDLVWTLIASLFIGNVMLLLINLPLVKVWIKILEIPKELLYTGILVFGVLGVYSISGSLIEVLIVCAIGVAGFFMRVYDFPVAPAILGAILGPMMETQLRRALSISQGDFSVFLTRPLTVVLLLVAVAVLVLPTVLPRILPRRNDADKVGAE